GCCATCTCGGAGGGGCGCTGGCTGTCTCGGAGGCTCGCTGGCGCTGGAGAGAACAGCTCAACCTGTTAGTAACAAAGGGTAGAATTGGAACAGGGGCATTTCAGTTTTCTCACGAGGAGTTACATCTTGCTAGGAATAGAACCCAGTTAATTTTTTTCccatatgaacaaaattacaaaaaTTCCAATACACCCAACTTGACATATACGATCAGGCTACTCACTATAGGGAATATAATCCAACTTGGGAAGACAGACATGATTGTTTGAGGAATAGGCAGACGTAAGTTGGCATTGCCATGAGTTTCCATGGGGAAACTACGAACTTCTAGCAAGCAAACACAAAAGTTGGAATTGCAGACCAATCCTGATTTCAGAAGAATTTGAATTGGGCCTCCAAATTTGCAAGGACAGCTCCGTTCCACAAGCCAAATGGACATAGGCGATTTGGAACTCTGGGAAGAATTAAATGGAGATAGGATTTCCTGCATTTGCTACATGGATTTGGATTGTGTCATGTTCTAAAACTATTTGTGGTGGTGGTAGGGTGGGGGGTAATCATGTTATACACTCAAATGAGTAGGTTTTCGTCACACATTCACCTTGAGCTATGAAACATGGATACGGCAGAAAACCAGTCTATAAGAGGTGGATACTGCCCGGATATGCTGATACATCTGGATACATCCGGTGCAATCACTAATGTCTTGGTGTGTCTTGCTCGTGCAGTCATTGTGATTTGATGAGCTTGGCAGCTTGCACGTTCAGTTATCATGATTTGGTGAGCTTGAGTGGTGTGTTGGCTCGTGGGATTGGAAAACAATTATGTTCCCGTTCCTGCATAGAATCATTAATATCTATATAGTTTTAGTATCTATATATATGAAAATGTATCGCTGCATTTTTGAAAAGTTGCCGTTTTGCGGTATCTGTATCATCATATCTGGGCAGCCTAGCCTTGGAGTTGTTATTAAGACTTCAGGTAGAGAGTATCTCTGTGCTAAAATTTCTCTTTTTCTGTTTACTTATTCCTTGCAGAAGTGTAAACTGTGCGCCAATTGTTTACACATGTCCATCTTTCGCTTCATTCTCCCAAGAATAGAAAGAAGTAGAGGCTGGAGATGCTTTGCTACTGGAATCCCTTCTGATTCTATAGCGGAGCTCAATAAGGTTAGGTTTCTTCACTCTCTTTAAATAATTCGTCATGTGTAAGCTTTTCTTTTCCTTTACTGTTATTTACTCATCTTATTGAGACtagacatggctagattactagacaTATTTGTCGTTTGATGCTTTGGGTAATGGCAATTACGTAATTGCCGTgtacttgcatgtggtgttttttGGTATCTTCAGGTTGGGTGTCCAACATGACCATGATAGTTACTTTTCCCTTTATACCTGAGCTGTAAGATAACCATGTCCTGTTGTAGCACGCTTAAGTTTGGTGAATTATAGTCTACTACTCCCTACGTGTGGCAAAAAAGGTGAAATAGTGCAGCCTTGGACTCTTCCTGTAGAACACATCCAGAAATCAGGTTATACGTATCAAATGATTTACACCACGAAAATTATATTGACTAATACCCAAATGAACTATAGGACATGGACAAATCATGGCTTCAAACAAAATATAGATAATATATGTGAGAAAGGAAGTTTCTGTTCATGGCTTGGGCGCACGGCACATGATAACAAATTAACTTTGTCAAAGAAGAGGTAAAACATGTCCTAATTTAAACTAAAGCAAATTTATTTCTTCATATGCTCAGGGTATAGGATCTTCAATGGCAAAAGAAAAATGGGATATCCGAATTATGACCCAAACTGCAACCTTGATATGCgtcttttttttcaaaaaaattgatgGGTAGCAAAAGTTATCAGCAGATATATCCACTCAAGCAAAATTAAGCAAATTCACGATCTAGCGTTAAGCAAATAGGGTGCACGCGAGAAAGAGGATTAATTAGGCTATTTCCATATCACAATGTTACTTCCAAAAAAACATGGTGTTATTCATATGATTCAGAATAATATTAATTGGATAAAATTTAGGAAAACCATGGGGCCGTGGATCCACTCATTCTGACCGTCAGATTCATGGACGGGATCGGTGCCAAGAATCATAGTTGGGCCAACTTCTCTTGACCACTCCTGTAATTCCAACTTTCAGCAACAACTGACTGAAATGAACATCTAGTTCAGTACAAATTCTGGAGCTGCATTTTTTTATCACCAATAATAGAAACTTACAGCTGTTTTGTCTATATATCATTCATTCTTCATCCATCATGATCATGTGTAACTTTTCTCAAATGTGTCTTAACTTCCAAAGATGTCAAAATATTCTAGTGCAGTTCATGTGCTCTAAACAAAAGAAAAATGTTTGAACAGATGGCTGCCAAATCGAACCGACTGAAAGAAATCCCAAAGTACTACTATTCCACTTATACATCCATTCTTGAATAACATAACTTCATAACTGTATAATAAACAAATAATTCAGTGTACTCATGACAGAACAAGGATATGGAATCCCATTAATGATGTTCTAGACACAGATTGTATAATTGGAACACCAAAAAGACAATCGAAGCTAAAGGTTTATGCATTGTCTTTTAAGATGTATACACAGTACTTTGCTTGACTTAAACTATTATGACACTGATTTAGAAAGTAAGAAAAACTAAGGTCCGGTACTACAGTGCAGGTAAAGAAAAAAAAAACTGTAGTTACAACCTGATTTCAAGTCCTTGCTGAAGAAATGTGGTGTTGCTAACAGAACTGTTACAGCCTGACAAAGGAGAAAGAACAGCTATTGTTAGCTACAGCCTACAGGGTTAAAATACAGTTTGTTTTACCTTAATCGTCTATCCAGTGAAAACAAAGATACTGAACACGACTTAGTTGAGAACAACATGAACTTTTGattgtgtgtcctgtgaaccaacaTCACCGGGAAGATTTGCTTAATAAAAGAGGTATAGTTTATTCTTACTGGACGTGGAAACTAAAGATAGGAATTTGCATTTAATCATATTAAAACATGTTATAATGATTGAGGACGTCCATAAGTAGATGACTCACTTGAAATGTGGCGATGATTGGGGGAAGCTGGCGCAAGAGAGCTTGTAGAACAGGGGGCGTTGGGAGAGCGCAAGCACGAAGGAGGCGGCGAAGCAGAGGAGCTGCGGTGGAACTGGAAGCTGCGAGATAATCTGATAAGGTTCCAGGTGCTTCGATTTGAGCGTGAGGTGGACGCACCAAAATCCAAAGTGCGCCTTCTGGCCAACTGCGAATCCGACGTATCACAATCGTTGGATTTGATTCGGTATGGATCCGACTGTACATCTTCATCATGGAGAGTTAAATCGACGGTTGGTATTGATTTCGGGATGCTGGGATGAGAGAGAAAGAGGTTGTAGATTCAAAAGTTGAAAACTGGCACATTATATAGGAGTATAGATACTTTACTATCCAGTATGTTTCATTTTCCTCTCTAAGCTTTCCCCATTTAGAATTTACCAACTGAATCTGTTCCCTTTGGTTCTGAATTATAGTATGCAGAATTCTTAAAGACAAAAATCTACACAAGCTAATATAGGTTTCTGACGTAGTCATGAGTATTGTGAACTGTCCTCGTACTAATATATTTTGTCATTGGGCATTAATAATTATCTTGAACTTTGTAATTTCAGGAAATGGAATCGATATTTGGCGAATCTCCTTCAGCCAGCCCTTTGGGCTCAAATCCTCCTCAGCAAGCAGTCCATCCCACTCCTGCAGCCCGGGAGACACAACCGGGTCTTACCCATGTTGATTGCAGTGGCCAGGCAAAGATGGTTGATGTCTCACCCAAACATGACAGTCAGAGAGTAGCTATAGCCAGCTGCAGGGTCTTGCTAGGCCAGAAGGCATTTAACTTGGTGGCGTCAAACCAGATTGCCAAAGGCGATGTACTTACTGTTGCAAAGATAGCTGGAATAACTGGTGCGAAGCAAACTAGTAACCTCATACCCCTGTGCCACAACATTAATCTCTCCCATGTTCGTGTTGATCTCACTCTCAATGAAGAGGACTCTAGTGTTGTCATAGAAGGGGAAGCCACCACTTGCGGGAAGACAGGGGTTGAAATGGAAGCAATGGCTGCAGTGACCATTGCCGGACTGACGGTTTATGACATGTGCAAAGCAGCTTCAAAGGACATATGTATAACAGATATCTGTCTCCAGCACAAATCGGGGGGAAAGAGTGGAAACTGGTCCAGGAATTAGAAGCTTCAGTTGCTTTTCTGAGGATATGAATGCAGGCCTGAATTCTTACACCAGAAGGTTTTGATTTGCTTTAAATTTGTGCACACTAGATGTTAAATCTTTGAGCCATCAGAGAAGGTTATTTTGAATTCCCTGCCTGTTAATGCACTGTCCAACTGGTTATATTACCCATGGTTTATTGTGCATTCTCCATTGCTGCTCATTGCGCACAGACTGGTATGCACATGTCAACATAAGGTGGAGTAAATGAAAGTTGAGTATAAATATGTTGATATTTTTGTGTCCTTGGTTGGATGAGTGCATAAAAGCCAGTTTTATTATACAAACGCTCTCTCTGCAAATTTAGTATCTGAGTCCTTTTATCTTTTTAGGTTTCGACTTGTGTAATTGTTAGTTGGTGTGATGATCTCAGTAATATTGATGTTATGGCACACGTGTTCTTTTTTATTTGATTACAAGGTGGAAGAATGCATCTCCTGCATAACCATGGTGACAAGAAGTGAAGTAGTGAACCTTTGAGTAATTGGCTGCACTTCATCTTGTACCCCGATCGACTTAGTGTGTAGTACATAAAATACTTGACGCCAGATGATACAGAAGAAGCCCCCACATCTGCTCCAATTATCATAACCTACTTATATATAAGTTATTACCTTAACTAACAGTCAGTGTTATACAATGTCATTATGTTTGTACAGACACCTTTATACTAGTAACTCAGATGGAGATGGCATCTGTTTGCCTTCATTCGATTACTTTTTCATACTGATGCATGAAAACGTCCAATATCCCTGGGCTTAGTAACCAAAATCTTAACTCTAATGTTGCCAAACTGATGCGGATTGGTTAATAACCAGCTACAGATACACGTTTCTTTCTTTAGCTGGTATCACATTTGCTTTTTGTTATCCTTATAATGTGGTTACTTTCTGATGATGCAGGAAGTATTCTGATTTTTTTGACCCCATATAAAACGAATTGATCCCAGGTAAAGTTACTTTCTTAAACATGCCAATCACATAACCTATTGGTTGGACATGGTGGAAGTGGGATAGTGACTTTTAGAGAAGGGAAACATAACTAGTTCACATCCAAATCATTATTTTAGGTGATGTCTGGTCCACATTTAGTTATTTTTTGATGGCATGATGCATGTGACATCTTGTTCTACATTATATGAATAGGTCTCTGGATGTTTCAGTTTGAAAACTAGAGTATTTTAGGTTATTTGCGAACATGCAGGAGGCGAGACAATGACCGTATAGAAGACCCTAGTGCAAACATTCCACACAAAATCTTTACATGCTTTTTCTTACTTCGTTGATCATGTTTGCTTTGGTTTAAGCTGCTGACATGATCTGCACTTCAGTTCTGGGCACATGCTTTGCGCACCAGAAAGCAGCGGTAGTTTACAAGAGACCGAAGCTGTCCATgccatgacattggtgatgatcaATGCAAATCTGAAGTAGTTGGGATTCTTCTGTGGCTATCTCCTTTGAAAATCCTCACAATGAACACCTGTATCAACATAAGTTATTCACATTTATTATATTCTGAGCTGACATACTGGATGACATGCAGGCTGTTGCACTGCTTTGCTGTAGTCTCCCATTGCCTGGACACATAGCCATGGACAAGCTGAAACCGACGTTTTTTGGGCGATTATCTGGCATTCTAGTGTGTTCCTGCCTCTGACTGCTGATTTGCTATGAAATATAGTAATCCACTCTGATGATGGCATCTTTAGAGGTCAATTTCTGCAAGGCCTAGTGCCAACCACTCAGAATTAGTCGTCCTGGCCAGTGGGAAGGAGCTAGAACTATATATACAAGCACCTGCAGATTTTTGGTCAACTGTCCCTGGTGTCTGCATCCCCAACGGATCTTTGCAGATCGCGGTTTGACCGACATTCGATTATGAAACCACAAGTACGTTTTTCTCTCCTGTTTTTGGCAGCGTGTTCCGAATTGTTCTCACGCCCCTGTTGTGATGTTTGCGGGCAGGGGGCATAAACCCTCAGCCCTGAATAGTACAAACTTCGCTGAAACTTGAAACCGAGCAAAGAACACGCATGATTGAGGGAAAGAGATGTTCTTGGCCTAAAGTATGGAGGGATCCAAGCAGGCCATTTCGTCTCTGGCTTCTCGTGCTAGTTGCAAACGACCTAACATTGGCATCTCTGCCAATTGATGCCCTAGTTCCTTTAGCCTTTTTGTAATAAACCGGTTTGATATGGTGTCTCTGAAGTCTGAACATGAGCAAGTTCAGTATAGAAAGTCGATGGAGGCTGGAGTAGTGGTGTGAAAAGGAGGTGCCACGTCAAACAGGATATGATACTAAACTGGATATAAATTGGTCAGTAGTACTTTCGACTGGGAAGGTTTGGTCCGATTGATTAGCTGAACTAATGAATGCGTATTGCCGTACTCGTCGTGACAGGACAGGAGACGTGAAGGCTTGAAACAGGATTTCGGTACAAAAATCTCTAAAGAATGGTGCTGTCATTACGACTAGAAAAAATGCGTGTCCTTGAAGAATGGTACAGATACGCGTGCGATGCATTGGGCATGGAGCGGGAACCCGGAGTCGCGGCACACATGGCAACGAAGCATTGACACAAGTCGATCCGCCCGGCAGGAAAAGAAGCGCCCGGAAATGATCTGCCGGTAGATAACATACTTTGAAGAACCGATCACTGTCAAATTAAACCAGTGTATGTATTTTCCAACGGAACGTAGTGGAAGGAGAGCGGCCACCCATCCCTTGAAGTCGCGGTGACCTTTGCTccttcatcaaaaacaaaaggtGGAAATGACCCTGCCTGCTTGCCATGATTGGCCCGGTTGCCATTATCCGGACATTTCTCTGCTCCGCGTCTCTAGTGCCGATCTGGCAAGTTGAACCGTTCCGCCAGGCGCCGGCGGGACAGCCATGCCCGAAAGGGAAACCCGCCGTGCCGACGACTCGCGGATCACGGAGTGGTTCATGCGTGCGAGCGAGCGGAGGTCGACGTGGACGTGGACGGGATAAGCACATAGTGATCTCCCCGCGCCGGACTCTCGGCGCGACACGCGTCGGGggcgcgtcgccgtcgccgtcgcctccacCGGGAGAAGAAAGCCGTCGCGCTCCCCGGGCCCCGATCTGACTTGCCTGCTTCGGTGGTCTGCCCGCCCGTAACGCCGGGCCGCGTTTGCCGTTCCGTGCGTGGATGGTGTGTCGCCGCGACGATGGGCGCGCAGGTTGGCAGGCTGGTCCGTTTTGCCGGCGGCCACACATCGAAACCGGTGGCGTGGCTCTGGCAAGTAGTGCATGCACACGTGAATTACCGACGCCGAAAATATGTACCTGCCCAGCTGCCCTGCTACGACAGGGAAATGGCTCACGAAGTCACGGTGATGGACGAATCATTCAGAAGCTACATATGTAtactagctactccctccgtttcaaaatacttgacttccatttgtttaaaaatgaatgtatctatatactaaaacatgtctagatactctatattttgacaaatggaagacatgtattgtggaacggagggagtagatgtctaGGTGCTCGAGCATGTATAATTGCATAGAACAGTACTCCTACGTTGGTAGGAAACCAACTCCGGTGAAGGAGTGCTAATCAAGCCACTAAGCTGGCCCCGAAGCAACATATCCATGGAATATCCGTTGCTTAAGACGAAAGCCAGCACAAACGCACCGCACCTCTCTGTGAGTCCAAGAATAATCACAACCGCAGGTTCATATTCACAGACCGAGAGCTCGCATCCCCGGCCCGGCCATGCAATGATTGCTAATTAGAAAGCCACGGCTTATGACAGTGCAGCGTTGTCGACTATTCCAGCGGCACGTGAGAGCGTGAAAGAAGCCTTTTTGTCTCGTCATCTTGAACCAGCAGACCAACAGAGGCCGCTGCCAGCATGGGAGGGGGCAAGCGAGCTAGCTCTAGATACTGTCACTGTAGCCGGGGAGGGGGTCGCATGGCTGCCATCATGGCTCATCAACGTCGTCGACATGACAGACAGACGCACCAAGTAATCAATCATGTCATGTAGCGTCTCCCAAAAGGAAAAAATAGATCGTGCCACGTAGGTGGATCCACTTGGCACGTACAGACGTACACGATACTGTATGACAGTACTGCCATCTACTCCGCAGTATAGCTAACAAACTGAGCAAGATCACAAAGTTCTTCCTGCAGTAGCTCCACATGAATGGTTCCAAGTGGCTGGCAACTCCCATTAGTAGATAGATTCGGCTTCAGCTTTCTACATTTCTTATGTGGTAAAGTATTCTTAGGTAAAACTGATATCAATAATTCCAGATGCATGGCTTTCTCTAGTTAAATATGTCTCTTATGTGCATTTTACTACATTGCCATTTTGATTATTTATTAAAATTTTCTCCATAGGAAGTTTGGAATTATCAAAGAATTTGAAGTAGGGAAAAGGCGCAAAGGTCTCTAGAGcggtgttagagcatctccaacNNNNNNNNNNNNNNNNNNNNNNNNNNNNNNNNNNNNNNNNNNNNNNNNNNNNNNNNNNNNNNNNNNNNNNNNNNNNNNNNNNNNNNNNNNNNNNNNNNNNNNNNNNNNNNNNNNNNNNNNNNNNNNNNNNNNNNNNNNNNNNNNNNNNNNNNNNNNNNNNNNNNNNNNNNNNNNNNNNNNNNNNNNNNNNNNNNNNNNNNNNNNNNNNNNNNNNNNNNNNNNNNNNNNNNNNNNNNNNNNNNNNNNNNNNNNNNNNNNNNNNNNNNNNNNNNNNNNNTGACCAAAAACATCCGCCCGATTGGACCACCCAAACCCATCTCATATGTTCGGGCTGTCCGAGACCCCTCATAGCCAGCTCATATGTGAGGGCGAATTTGGGGTCGCCTGGAAGCACCAAGACGCGTCCGCTCGACCCACCCTGATCACTATCAATCCCCAAATTTCCGTGCCCCGGAGCATATCATGGCCATTCTTCTCGGTCCACTCCACTTCCAGTCCGTTCCGCTCCGCCCCCTCTCACGGCCCCTCTTCGCACCTCTTTGGTCATCTCTGATGGCTAGCAGTGGATCAGTATCCGACCGGTCCGAATTCGTCGACTCGGAGTTGGTTGCCTGCTCGGGCGAGGAGGAGATAAATGTCTAGATCACGGTTTGCCTAGCTCCCCTAGATCCACTAGCTGGGGGCCTTCCTCGCCAATTTGGATGGCATACATCGTGGTACCACGTCCAGCGTAAGCTCGCGCCACCTGTCCACATCGTCACCGCATTAGGCGCACGCCGAGAGGAGGGATTGTCTCGCTCCCACGAGAGGCTCTAAGGCTAGCTGGCTGGGTCCTTGTCCCCACGACATTGGGTTCGGAGTCCAAGGTAAATGTCAGCAATGCGCAAGGGCACAAATGCGTCGAATGTTGCCACTGCGGTGGCACACCTAGGGCCGAGGGACGGCGTACGCGCCATGAAAGGGAGAAGGTGTTCCCGGATCCTGGCGAAGCAGCAAGCCGAGGCCACCCGTCACCTTGCGGTGGAGCAAACCAAGGCCGCTTGTGCCCTCTGTTGgggacgcagtaatttcaaaaaaaatcctacgatcacgcaagatctatctaggagaatatagcaacgagcggggagagtgtgtccacgtaccctcgtagacctaaagcggaagcgttaagtaacgcggttgatgtagtcgaacgtcttcgcgatccaaccgatcaagtaccgaacgcacagcacctccgcgatctgcacacgttcagctcagtgacgtccctcgaattctagatccagctgaggccgagggagagttccgtcagcatgacggcgtggtgacagtgatgatgaagttaccggcgcagggcttcgcctaagcactacgacgatatgaccgaggtgtaaaactgtggagggggcaccgcacacggctaaagatcaacttgtgtgcctttggggtgctcccctcccccgtatataaaggagggagggaggaggcggatggcctagggggcgcgccaagcataaggagtcctactaggactcccaagtcctagtaggattccctttcctattcggagtaggagagtaggaaagagagggagagggagaaggaaaggggggggggcgcccccacctcttgtccaattcggtttgggcagggggaggcacgcgccacctcttggcccttctcccctctctccactaaagcccaataaggcccattacttctcccggtgaattcccgtaactccccggtactccgaaaaatacccgaatcactcagaacctttccgatgtccgaatatagccttccaatatatgaatctttacctctcgaccatttcgagactcctcgtcatgtccgtgatctcatccgggactccgaacaaacttcggtcatcaaatcacataactcataatacaaatcaccatcgaacgttaagcgtgcggaccctacgggttcgagaactatgtacacatgaccaagatacatctccggtcaataaccaatagcggaacctggatgctcatattggctcctacatattctacgaagatctttatcggtcaaaccgcataacaacatacgttgttccctttgtcatcggtatgttacttgcccgacattcgatcgtcggtatcatcatacctagttcaatctcgttaccggcaagtctctttactcgttccgcaatacttcaatccacaactaactcattagtcacatttcttgcaagtcttatagtgatgagcattaccgagagggcccagagatacctctctgaaacacggagtgacaaatcctaatctcgatctatgccaacccaacaaataccttcggagacacctgtagagcatctttataatcacccatttacgtcatgacgtttgatagcacacaaagtgttcctccggtattcgagagttgcataatctcatagtttgaggaacatgtataagtcatgaagaaagcagtagcaatcaaactctaacgatcataatgctaagttaacgaatgtgtcttgtccatcacatcattctcctaatgatgtgatcccgttcatcaaatgacaacacatgtctatggttaggaaacataaccatctttgataaatgagctagtcaagtagaggcatactagggacactcaagttttgtctatgtattcacacatgtactaagtttctggttaatacaattctagcatgaataataaacatttatcatgaaataagaaaataaataataactttattattgcctctagggcatatttccttcagtctcccacttgcactagagtcaataatctagttcacatcgccatgtgatttaacaccaatagttcacatcgccatgtgactaatacccaaagggttttactagagtcaataatctagttcacatcggtatgtgattaacacccaaagagtactaaggtgtgatcatgttttgcttgtgagagaagcttagtcaatgggtctgtcacattcagagccgtatgtattttgcatttttttctatgtctacaatgctctgcatggagctactctagctaattgctctcactttcaatatgtatccagattgagactcagagtcatccggatcggtgtaaaagcttgcatcggcgtaactctttacgacgaactctttatcacctccataaccgagaaatatctccttagtcttctaaggataattttgaccgttgtcaagtgatccactcctggatcaatatcgtacccccttgtcaaactcatgtcaaggtacacaataggtttggtacacagcatagcatactttatagaacctatggctgaggcatagggaatgactttcattctctttgtattttctgtcgtggtcgtgttttgagtcttactcaactttacaccttgcaatacaggcaagaactccttctttgactgttccattttgaactacttcaaaaatcttgtcaacgtatgtactcattgagaaaatcttatcaagcatcttgatctatctctatagatcttgatgctcaatatgtaagcagcttcaccgaggtctttctttgaaaaactcctttcaaacactccttttatgctttaaagaaaattctacatcatttccaatcaacaatatgtcgttcacatatacttatcagaaaggctgtagtgctcctgttggggaacacagtaatttcaaaaaatttcctacgatcacgcaagatctatctaggagaagcatagcaacgagcggggagagtgtgtccacgtaccctcgtagaccgaaagcggaagcgttaagtaacgcggttgatgtagtcgaacgtcttcgcgatccaaccgatcaagtaccaaatgcatggcacctccgcgatctgcacacgttcagctcggtgacgtccctcgaactctagatccagctgaggccgagagagagtttcgtcagcacgacgacgtggtgacggtgatgatgaagttaccgacgcagggcttcgcctaagcactacgacaatatgaccgaggtggaaatctgtggagggggcaccgcacacggctaaaatcaacttgtgtgtctatggggtgccccctcccgcgtatataaaggagtggaggagggggagggccggcctcctagggcgcgccccaaggggggattcctactcctactaggagtaggtttcccccctttcctagtccaactaggagggggaaggaagggaagagggggagaaggaaaggccccccaaACCCtaccccaattcagattgggcctaggggggcgcgcgccacacctGACCGCCTCCTCCactcttccactatggcccattaactcccccccgggggggggggggctccggtaaccccccggtactccagaaaatgcccgaactcatccgaaaacTTTCCGCTAtccaaactgttggggaacgcagtaatttcaaaaaatttcctacgaccacgcaagatctatctaggtgatgcat
This region of Triticum aestivum cultivar Chinese Spring chromosome 2D, IWGSC CS RefSeq v2.1, whole genome shotgun sequence genomic DNA includes:
- the LOC123053545 gene encoding cyclic pyranopterin monophosphate synthase, mitochondrial codes for the protein MSIFRFILPRIERSRGWRCFATGIPSDSIAELNKEMESIFGESPSASPLGSNPPQQAVHPTPAARETQPGLTHVDCSGQAKMVDVSPKHDSQRVAIASCRVLLGQKAFNLVASNQIAKGDVLTVAKIAGITGAKQTSNLIPLCHNINLSHVRVDLTLNEEDSSVVIEGEATTCGKTGVEMEAMAAVTIAGLTVYDMCKAASKDICITDICLQHKSGGKSGNWSRN